The following proteins are co-located in the Chaetodon trifascialis isolate fChaTrf1 chromosome 14, fChaTrf1.hap1, whole genome shotgun sequence genome:
- the LOC139341941 gene encoding alcohol dehydrogenase 1-like isoform X1 — translation MAAAGKVIKCKAAVAWEPNKPLVIEEIEVAPPQANEVRIKIVATAVCHSDLYHLLESMQKDGFPTVLGHEAAGIVESVGPGVTEIQPGDKVIPLPIPQCRECRFCKSPKSNQCAQWPTMRKDMKPPASRLTCKDKNLQQFLGIGGFSEYTVVKQIAVAKIDPAAPLDKVCLLGCGVCTGYGAAVNTAKVEPGSTCAVFGLGAIGLAAVMGCKAAKAEKIIAVDINPDKFEKAKVFGATDFVNPKDHNKPISQVLSEMTDGGVDFSVECVGNVEVMRSALESCVQGWGVSVIVGLTHLHDISAQPIQLIAGRTWKGSVFGGFKSRDAVPQMVKAYLDKKLKLDEFITHNMTLDQINDAIELMKHGKCIRTVLNVSPQ, via the exons ATGGCCGCAGCTGGTAAG GTCATCAAATGCAAGGCAGCAGTGGCCTGGGAGCCCAACAAGCCTTTGGTGATTGAGGAGATTGAGGTAGCCCCACCACAGGCCAACGAGGTCCGCATCAAG ATTGTGGCAACTGCAGTGTGCCATTCGGACCTGTACCACCTTTTGGAGAGTATGCAAAAAGATGGCTTCCCAACAGTCCTTGGCCACGAGGCAGCAGGGATTGTTGAGAGTGTTGGGCCTGGAGTCACTGAAATTCAGCCAG gagaCAAAGTTATCCCATTGCCCATACCCCAGTGCAGAGAATGCCGCTTCTGTAAGAGCCCGAAGAGCAACCAGTGTGCACA GTGGCCCACTATGCGGAAAGACATGAAACCACCAGCCTCCAGATTAACCTGTAAGGACAAGAATTTGCAGCAATTTTTGGGAATTGGTGGCTTTTCTGAGTACACTGTGGTGAAACAGATAGCTGTTGCTAAGATCgaccctgctgctcctctggacAAAGTCTGTCTCCTGGGCTGTGGGGTCTGCACAGGTTATGGAGCAGCAGTTAATACTGCTAAG GTGGAACCAGGCTCCACGTGTGCTGTGTTTGGCCTGGGAGCTATTGGCTTGGCCGCAGTCATGGGCTGCAAGGCTGCAAAAGCCGAGAAGATTATCGCTGTTGACATCAATCCAGACAAGTTTGAGAAGGCCAAGGTGTTTGGTGCGACTGACTTTGTGAACCCCAAGGATCACAATAAACCCATCAGCCAAGTGCTGTCTGAGATGACTGACGGAGGAGTGGACTTTTCCGTGGAATGTGTAGGGAATGTGGAAGTCATG CGCAGTGCCTTGGAGTCTTGTGTGCAAGGTTGGGGTGTCAGTGTGATTGTTGGCTTGACACACTTGCACGACATTTCTGCCCAACCCATTCAGCTCATCGCTGGACGCACATGGAAGGGCTCTGTATTTGGAG GCTTTAAGAGTAGAGATGCAGTGCCTCAGATGGTTAAAGCTTACCTGGACAAGAAGCTGAAGCTAGATGAGTTCATCACTCataacatgactttggaccagATCAATGATGCCATTGAACTGATGAAGCACGGAAAATG CATCCGGACGGTCCTGAATGTTTCTCCACAATGA
- the LOC139341941 gene encoding alcohol dehydrogenase 1-like isoform X2: protein MAAAGKVIKCKAAVAWEPNKPLVIEEIEVAPPQANEVRIKIVATAVCHSDLYHLLESMQKDGFPTVLGHEAAGIVESVGPGVTEIQPGDKVIPLPIPQCRECRFCKSPKSNQCAHFRWPTMRKDMKPPASRLTCKDKNLQQFLGIGGFSEYTVVKQIAVAKIDPAAPLDKVCLLGCGVCTGYGAAVNTAKVEPGSTCAVFGLGAIGLAAVMGCKAAKAEKIIAVDINPDKFEKAKVFGATDFVNPKDHNKPISQVLSEMTDGGVDFSVECVGNVEVMRSALESCVQGWGVSVIVGLTHLHDISAQPIQLIAGRTWKGSVFGGFKSRDAVPQMVKAYLDKKLKLDEFITHNMTLDQINDAIELMKHGKCIRTVLNVSPQ, encoded by the exons ATGGCCGCAGCTGGTAAG GTCATCAAATGCAAGGCAGCAGTGGCCTGGGAGCCCAACAAGCCTTTGGTGATTGAGGAGATTGAGGTAGCCCCACCACAGGCCAACGAGGTCCGCATCAAG ATTGTGGCAACTGCAGTGTGCCATTCGGACCTGTACCACCTTTTGGAGAGTATGCAAAAAGATGGCTTCCCAACAGTCCTTGGCCACGAGGCAGCAGGGATTGTTGAGAGTGTTGGGCCTGGAGTCACTGAAATTCAGCCAG gagaCAAAGTTATCCCATTGCCCATACCCCAGTGCAGAGAATGCCGCTTCTGTAAGAGCCCGAAGAGCAACCAGTGTGCACA TTTCAGGTGGCCCACTATGCGGAAAGACATGAAACCACCAGCCTCCAGATTAACCTGTAAGGACAAGAATTTGCAGCAATTTTTGGGAATTGGTGGCTTTTCTGAGTACACTGTGGTGAAACAGATAGCTGTTGCTAAGATCgaccctgctgctcctctggacAAAGTCTGTCTCCTGGGCTGTGGGGTCTGCACAGGTTATGGAGCAGCAGTTAATACTGCTAAG GTGGAACCAGGCTCCACGTGTGCTGTGTTTGGCCTGGGAGCTATTGGCTTGGCCGCAGTCATGGGCTGCAAGGCTGCAAAAGCCGAGAAGATTATCGCTGTTGACATCAATCCAGACAAGTTTGAGAAGGCCAAGGTGTTTGGTGCGACTGACTTTGTGAACCCCAAGGATCACAATAAACCCATCAGCCAAGTGCTGTCTGAGATGACTGACGGAGGAGTGGACTTTTCCGTGGAATGTGTAGGGAATGTGGAAGTCATG CGCAGTGCCTTGGAGTCTTGTGTGCAAGGTTGGGGTGTCAGTGTGATTGTTGGCTTGACACACTTGCACGACATTTCTGCCCAACCCATTCAGCTCATCGCTGGACGCACATGGAAGGGCTCTGTATTTGGAG GCTTTAAGAGTAGAGATGCAGTGCCTCAGATGGTTAAAGCTTACCTGGACAAGAAGCTGAAGCTAGATGAGTTCATCACTCataacatgactttggaccagATCAATGATGCCATTGAACTGATGAAGCACGGAAAATG CATCCGGACGGTCCTGAATGTTTCTCCACAATGA